DNA from Sphingomonas sp. SUN039:
TTGTATCCCATCGACCTGTCGAAGGGAGGCGCTGGTGCTGCCCAAATCCAGTGGAGACCGCCATAGTATCGCTCATTGATGTTGTAAGCGAGAGCGGAAACAGTCGAGTAAAGCGCCAGCAACAATAATTCCCCCTTGCTTTGCAGTAAGCAAAATCGCGCGGCGCGTGCAAGGGATGCCGGTAGCAAAGCATCACTGGTTTCTGCGGATCACCAGATTGCGGATTTCGGTCATGTCCTCCATCGCAAAGCGGATACCTTCGCGGCCGAGGCCGGAGTCCTTAACCCCGCCATAGGGCATGTTATCGACGCGGTAGCTGGGCACGTCGTTGATGACGACGCCGCCGACATCGAGCCGGTCCCACGCGTCGAACATCTTGAACAGGTCGCGCGTGAAAATGCCCGCCTGCAGCCCGAATTTGCTGTTGTTGACCTCGTCGAGCGCGGCATTGAAATCGGTGAACTTCGACAGGATCGCGACCGGGCCGAACGCTTCCTCGCGGTAGAGCTTGGTTGTGCGCGGCACATTTTCGAGCAACGTCGCGTCGAGCATCGCGCCGTCGCGCTTGCCGCCGCAGAGCAGCTTGGCGTCCTGCGAAACCGCTTCGGCAATCCACATGTCGAGGCGGCTGGCTTCCTTCACATCGATCATCGGGCCGATGAAGGTGTTGCGGTCTTTCGGGTCGCCGGACACAAGCGTCTTGGTTTTGGCAACGAGCATGTCGCGGAACCGGTCGTACACATCGGCGTGAATGATGATCCGCTGCACGCCGATACACGACTGGCCCGACTGGTAGAACGCACCGAAAATCACCCGTTCGAGCGCATCGTCGAGGTCGGCATCGTGATCGACAATTACCGCCGCATTGCCGCCGAGTTCGAGCACCACCTTCTTCTTGCCCGCCTTCGCCTTCAGCGCCCAACCCACATCGGGCGAGCCGGTGAAGCTCAGCAATTTCAGCCGGTCGTCCTCGGTGAAGAGGTCAGCCCCGTCGCGATGCGCTGGAAGGATCGAGAACGCGCCTTTCGGCAGGTTCGTCTCCGCCAACACCTCGCCCATGATGATTGCGCCCAGCGGCGTCCGGCTCGCGGGTTTCATTACGAACGGACAGCCGACCGCAATCGCGGGCGCGATCTTGTGCGCGGCCAGATTGAGCGGAAAGTTGAACGGCGAGATGAAACTGCACGGACCGATGGGCACGCGTTTCCAGATGCCCTGATACCCCTTGGCGCGTGGCGAAATGTCGAGCGGCTGGACTTCGCCCGTCATCCTCACCGACTCTTCCGCAGCGATACGGAATGTGTCGATCAGGCGGCCGACTTCGCCCTCGCTGTCCTTGATCGGCTTCCCGGCCTCGACGCACAGCGCATAAGCGAGCTCGTCGAAGCGCGCCTTGAACCGGTCGACGCAGTGCTGAAGCACCGCCTGCCGCTCATACGCCGCCATCCGCGCCATTGGTTCGGCGGCTTCGACGGCGGCGGCAATACCGGCGTCAATGGTCGCGGCATCGGCCTGCGCGCAGCGGAACGCGACCTCGCCGGTGAACTTGTCGGTGACGGCAAGGTCGGTGTTCGGCTGTTGTGCCTCATTGGCCAGGTAGAGGGGGTAGACTTCCTTGAGCATTCTTCTTCTTTCTTACCCTCTCCCTCTGGGGAGAGGGACAGCCGCGAAGCGGCAGGGTGAGGGAAATGTGTCCGAGGGAAGTTCCCTCACCCCGCCGCGCTTCGCGCGAGTCGACCCTCTCCCCAGAGGGAGAGGGTAGGTCAAACGGCCTTTGCCAATTCCTTGATATCCTTATTCAAAATCCGGTCGTTGTCCGAATAGTCGACCGGACAGTCGATCAGATGCACCCCCGGTGTCGCGCCGGTGTGCGCCAGCAGTTCGGCCAGATGCGCCGCACTTTCGACGCGATAGCCGTGCGCCCCGTATGCCTCCGCATATTTCACGAAATCCGGATTGCCATAGGTCAGCCCCCAATCGGCAAAGCCCATATTCGCCTGTTTCCAGCGGATCATGCCATAGCTGTTGTCGTTGAGGATCAGCACGGTGATATTGAGCTTCAACCGGACAGCGGTTTCCATTTCCTGCGAATTCATCATGAACCCGCCATCGCCGCAGATCGCCATGACCCGGCGGTCAGGGTAAACCATGCTCGACATCATCGCCGAGGGCAGCCCAGCGCCCATCGTCGCCAGCGCATTGTCGAGCAGCACCGTGTTGGGACGATAGGCCGTGTAGCCGCGCGCGAACCAGATTTTGTAAACGCCGTTGTCGAGGCAGATGATGCCGTCCTCGGGCATCGACTGGCGGACTTGCTCGACCAGATGCGGCGGATAGATCGGAAAGCGGGTGTCGCCTGAAATGCTCGCGGTGTGCGCGACTTCGGCGGCGCGCGCCTTCAGCATGAAGTCGGACTTCCACGGCCAGGGATCGACGCCCGGACCGTCGCCCAAAGCCTCCTTCATCTGCCAGATGGCATTGGCGATATCGCCGATCACCTCGATCTGCGGGAAATAGACCGGGTCGACTTCGGCGGTGCGCGTCGAGATGTGGATGACCTCGGCGCCGCCCGCCTTCATGAAGAACGGCGGCTTTTCGATGACGTCATGACCGATGTTGAGGATCAGGTCCGCCGCCTCGACCGCACGGTGGACGAAATCGCCCGCGCTGAGCGCCGCACAGCCGACGAACTTGGGGTGCCGTTCGTCGATCACACCCTTGCCGAGCTGCGTCGTCAGGAACGGGATGCCGGTCTTGTCGACGAACTCGAGCAGCATTTTCGATGTCATCGTCCGGTTCGCGCCGGCACCGATCACCAGCACCGGCGATTTCGCGGCCTTCAGCTTGGCGACCGCCGCCGCCACCGCTTTGGGGTCGGCGCTCGGTCGCCGCGCGACGCTGCGCGGGATCGGCACCGAGTCGGTCTGCTCGTCGGCGATATCTTCGGGCAGTTCGAGGTGGACCGCGCCGGGCTTTTCCTCCTCGGCCAGCCGGATCGCCTCGCGCACCCGGCTCGGGATATTGTCGGCACTCGCCATCTGATAGGTGTATTTGGTGATCGGCCCCATCATCGCGACCACGTCGAGAATCTGGAAGCGGCCCTGTTTCGACTTCTTGATCGGTTTCTGGCCGGTGATCATCATCATCGGCATGCCGCCCAGCTGGGCATAGGCCGCCGCCGTCACGAAATTGGTCGCGCCCGGCCCGAGCGTCGCCAGGCACACGCCGGTCTTGCCGGTATGCCGCCCATAGGTCGCGGCCATGAACCCCGCGCCTTGCTCGTGGCGCGTCAGGATCAGCTTGATCTTGGTCGAGCGCGACAGGCTGTCGAGGAAATCGAGATTCTCCTCGCCGGGCACGCCGAAGATATATTCGACGCCCTCGTCTTCGAGGCACTGGATGAACAGATCGGATGCTTTGGCCATGATGCGCGTATCCCCCGGGTGCGTGGCTGACGGCGACCGTTGCGGGTTGGCCCGCTTGGATGTGAGACTAGCGGGCGAAAACGGGCAGGTCGAGCGGTCAATACCCCAGCTGCAAATCCACACCGTGCTCCAGCGGTTCACCCCGGTGCCAGCGCTCGAGATTGGCGAGGAAGCGGTCGGCCCCGCGCAGGAACATCTTCTCCTGCGCCTGCCCCGACAAATGCATCGTGATGTGCGCGTTGGGCAGCGACCATAATTGGTGTTCGGGCGGCAGCGGCTCGGGCGTCGTCACATCGAGGAAAGCCCCACCGATGCGCTTTGCCGCCAGTGCCTCGACCAGCGAGTCCTGATCGACAACGCTGCCGCGCGCGATGTTGAGCAGCACCGCACCGGGCTTCATCGCGGCAATGGCCGCGGCGTCCATCATGCCGTCGGTCTCGGGCGTGGCGGGCACCGCAAGGATCACCCAGTCGAACTCGCCGAGGCGCGGCCGCCAGTCGTCCGGACCCAGCATATCCGGCCCCGGCGAGCGCCGCACCACGCTGACCTCGATCCCGAATGCCGTCAGGCGCGGGAGGAGCAGTTGGCCGATCGCGCCATAGCCGAGCAGCAACGCCCTGGTCCCCGCGAGTTCAACCTTCGACGGCGGGTTCTGCAGCCACTCATGCCGGTCCTGCGCGCGCACGACCTCGCGGTACCCCTTGGCGATGCTGAGCATCCCCATAACGACATATTCGGCGATCCCGACCGCATTGGTCCCCGCGCCATTGGTCAGCACCGCGCCTTGCCGCGCGAGCTGGTCGAGCGGGATGCCATCGACCCCGGCGTAGAGCGTGTGCAGCCAACGCATCGCGGTCGCATGGCCGATGGCCGCCGCCATGTCGGGCTTTTCGTAGAAATCGAACCAGCCGATCTCGGCATCGGCGGCCAGCGCAATGGCCTCGTCCTTGGTCGCAAACCAGCGCGGGGTGAGCCAGTCGGGCAGGCGCGATTCGATGAGCGGACGGACGAGGGCGGGGAGCGTGGCGAAGGTCATAGTGTGTCCTAGCGTCGCTTGACCTGG
Protein-coding regions in this window:
- a CDS encoding aldehyde dehydrogenase family protein encodes the protein MLKEVYPLYLANEAQQPNTDLAVTDKFTGEVAFRCAQADAATIDAGIAAAVEAAEPMARMAAYERQAVLQHCVDRFKARFDELAYALCVEAGKPIKDSEGEVGRLIDTFRIAAEESVRMTGEVQPLDISPRAKGYQGIWKRVPIGPCSFISPFNFPLNLAAHKIAPAIAVGCPFVMKPASRTPLGAIIMGEVLAETNLPKGAFSILPAHRDGADLFTEDDRLKLLSFTGSPDVGWALKAKAGKKKVVLELGGNAAVIVDHDADLDDALERVIFGAFYQSGQSCIGVQRIIIHADVYDRFRDMLVAKTKTLVSGDPKDRNTFIGPMIDVKEASRLDMWIAEAVSQDAKLLCGGKRDGAMLDATLLENVPRTTKLYREEAFGPVAILSKFTDFNAALDEVNNSKFGLQAGIFTRDLFKMFDAWDRLDVGGVVINDVPSYRVDNMPYGGVKDSGLGREGIRFAMEDMTEIRNLVIRRNQ
- a CDS encoding acetolactate synthase large subunit, coding for MAKASDLFIQCLEDEGVEYIFGVPGEENLDFLDSLSRSTKIKLILTRHEQGAGFMAATYGRHTGKTGVCLATLGPGATNFVTAAAYAQLGGMPMMMITGQKPIKKSKQGRFQILDVVAMMGPITKYTYQMASADNIPSRVREAIRLAEEEKPGAVHLELPEDIADEQTDSVPIPRSVARRPSADPKAVAAAVAKLKAAKSPVLVIGAGANRTMTSKMLLEFVDKTGIPFLTTQLGKGVIDERHPKFVGCAALSAGDFVHRAVEAADLILNIGHDVIEKPPFFMKAGGAEVIHISTRTAEVDPVYFPQIEVIGDIANAIWQMKEALGDGPGVDPWPWKSDFMLKARAAEVAHTASISGDTRFPIYPPHLVEQVRQSMPEDGIICLDNGVYKIWFARGYTAYRPNTVLLDNALATMGAGLPSAMMSSMVYPDRRVMAICGDGGFMMNSQEMETAVRLKLNITVLILNDNSYGMIRWKQANMGFADWGLTYGNPDFVKYAEAYGAHGYRVESAAHLAELLAHTGATPGVHLIDCPVDYSDNDRILNKDIKELAKAV
- a CDS encoding D-2-hydroxyacid dehydrogenase, whose product is MTFATLPALVRPLIESRLPDWLTPRWFATKDEAIALAADAEIGWFDFYEKPDMAAAIGHATAMRWLHTLYAGVDGIPLDQLARQGAVLTNGAGTNAVGIAEYVVMGMLSIAKGYREVVRAQDRHEWLQNPPSKVELAGTRALLLGYGAIGQLLLPRLTAFGIEVSVVRRSPGPDMLGPDDWRPRLGEFDWVILAVPATPETDGMMDAAAIAAMKPGAVLLNIARGSVVDQDSLVEALAAKRIGGAFLDVTTPEPLPPEHQLWSLPNAHITMHLSGQAQEKMFLRGADRFLANLERWHRGEPLEHGVDLQLGY